One region of Raphanus sativus cultivar WK10039 unplaced genomic scaffold, ASM80110v3 Scaffold0372, whole genome shotgun sequence genomic DNA includes:
- the LOC108856343 gene encoding GATA transcription factor 1 codes for MEAFMDELLNFSVPEDEGALARSPKNIARRKTGLRPTESFGLLNPDDDLGEVEEEDLEWISNKDAFPVIETFVGVLPSEHFIVSSPERGVTEGKQLSPVSVLETSSQNISTVTTTTTTTTTTTTTTSNNSSASNRSVPTMISCCVKFNAPVKTRSKRRRRDDLRILWSGNDEQGGGGGYKRKMTSVAAAGMGRKCQHCGADKTPQWRAGPSGPKTLCNACGVRYKSGRLVPEYRPANSPTFSPEFHSNSHRKIVEMRKHVMPGDGGGRNDCG; via the exons atggaaGCATTCATGGATGAACTTTTGAACTTCTCTGTACCAGAAGACGAAGGAGCGCTCGCTCGTTCGCCCAAGAATATCGCTCGCCGGAAAACTGGATTACGACCAACGGAGTCCTTTGGTTTATTAAATCCCGACGACGACCTT GGAGAGGTTGAGGAAGAAGATTTGGAGTGGATATCGAACAAAGATGCTTTCCCTGTCATCGAAACATTCGTCGGGGTATTACCGTCGGAACATTTCATTGTCTCGTCGCCGGAGCGAGGAGTGACTGAAGGAAAACAGTTGAGTCCGGTGTCAGTACTTGAGACGAGTAGTCAGAACATATCTACTGTAACTACGACGACGACTACAACTACGACGACGACGACCACCACCTCCAACAACAGTAGCGCAAGTAACAGAAGCGTCCCGACGATGATTAGTTGCTGCGTTAAGTTCAATGCGCCCGTTAAGACAAGAAGCAAGCGTAGGAGGAGGGACGATTTGAGAATTTTGTGGTCAGGGAACGATGagcaaggaggaggaggaggatatAAGAGGAAGATGACGTCGGTTGCGGCGGCGGGTATGGGAAGGAAGTGTCAGCACTGTGGAGCGGATAAGACGCCGCAGTGGAGGGCGGGACCATCGGGACCGAAGACGCTGTGTAACGCGTGTGGCGTGAGGTACAAGTCAGGGAGGCTTGTTCCCGAGTATCGCCCTGCTAATAGCCCCACTTTCTCCCCCGAGTTTCATTCCAACTCTCACCGGAAGATTGTGGAGATGAGGAAGCATGTTATGCCCGGTGATGGTGGTGGTCGGAATGATTGTGGTTAG